One window of the Rhipicephalus microplus isolate Deutch F79 chromosome 2, USDA_Rmic, whole genome shotgun sequence genome contains the following:
- the LOC119170342 gene encoding very long chain fatty acid elongase AAEL008004 → MTLIFDLSFLLQKLDAISDPRTRDYPVVLNPFFVFPMVAAYLYFVKVAGPRWMQKRKPFNIINVIRIYNVSMIVVNSISLVMLLIPTYLPGGSYSLWCQGVEGISSKEHLKYYKYAWIFIAWRYADLLDTVFFILRKKFNQVTHLHVIHHTIVVVNIWFYGRFAPAGQPALGIALNTFVHIVMYTYYFLASFGPRMRKYLWWKRHLTTLQIVQFVIIIVHMSVPLFVECGFPRPAVYVANTQTFLILCLFVNFYVRSYTCHNKPVTEGTKQVSQENGRASTEDAKKR, encoded by the coding sequence ATGACACTCATCTTTGACCTGTCGTTCCTCCTCCAGAAGCTGGATGCCATCTCGGATCCCAGAACGAGGGATTATCCTGTCGTACTCAATCCTTTCTTCGTTTTTCCCATGGTGGCGGCTTACCTCTATTTCGTCAAGGTCGCCGGTCCGCGGTGGATGCAGAAGAGGAAACCGTTTAACATCATAAACGTGATACGCATCTACAACGTCTCCATGATAGTCGTGAACAGTATTTCCCTCGTGATGCTCCTCATCCCGACGTATCTTCCAGGAGGTTCGTACAGCCTGTGGTGCCAAGGAGTCGAGGGAATCTCCTCGAAAGAGCACCTCAAGTACTACAAGTACGCCTGGATATTCATCGCGTGGCGCTACGCGGACCTGCTCGACACCGTTTTCTTCATTCTTCGCAAGAAGTTCAACCAAGTGACTCACCTGCACGTCATCCACCACACCATCGTCGTGGTGAACATTTGGTTCTACGGTCGCTTTGCACCCGCAGGTCAACCGGCGTTGGGCATAGCGCTTAACACTTTCGTGCACATAGTGATGTACACCTACTATTTCCTCGCCAGCTTCGGCCCTCGAATGCGCAAGTATCTCTGGTGGAAGCGGCACCTCACGACGCTTCAGATAGTCCagttcgtcatcatcatcgtacACATGTCCGTGCCCCTGTTCGTCGAGTGCGGATTTCCCAGGCCCGCGGTGTACGTCGCCAACACCCAGACATTCCTCATACTGTGTCTCTTTGTGAACTTCTATGTGCGGTCGTACACTTGCCACAACAAGCCGGTAACGGAAGGCACGAAGCAAGTTAGCCAGGAAAATGGAAGAGCGTCGACAGAGGACGCGAAgaaacggtga